The segment ATAGTACCTAAAAAATTGGATGATGAGGATCTAAAAAAAGGTCTTACTGAGTCATCAAAAGAATTCAGAAATAAAATAGTTAAGAAAGGGTATGATGGCCTGCTGACTATGAAACCCTCTCCACTATTTCTCAAGGAGAATATAAACCTCATCGAGATAGGTAACTTTGAGGATGATATCCAGAAATTAGCTGATGCTGACTGGGTAGTGGAAGTTGTAGTTGAAAATATGGATATCAAAAAGAGTTTATTTCAGGAAAAGGTTGTTCCCAATCTTAAAAAAGATGCTATTTTGTCTACGAACACATCTGGCCTGTCTGTAAATGAACTGGCAAAAGTGATGCCGGAAGATGTTAGAAAGAGATTTCTCATAACACATTTCTTCAACCCACCAAGGTATATGAAACTGATGGAGATCGTTCCGAATGAGTGGACAGATCCAGCTATTACAAAGTTTATGGCTGAGTTTATATCAAACAGGCTTGGGAAAGGTATCGTTTACGCTAAGGACACACCAAATTTTATAGGGAATAGAATAGGTGTATATCTCATTTTCAAGGCATTTAAACACCTTGCGGAGTTGGGTTTGACAGTCGAAGAGGCTGATTCTGTAACAGGTCCTGCAATAGGTATGCCGAAAACAGCAATATTCAAACTGGCGGATCTTGTAGGTAATGATACCATAGCTCATATTGGTAAAAATTCTTATGCACTTTTGACAAATGATGAAGAGAGGGATGTTTATCAGATACCTGAATTCCTTTCCAAAATGGTTGAAATGGGGTTAAATGGGAATAAATCGAAGAAAGGTTTCTATACAAAGAATGGTTCCGAAAGGTTTTATCTAGATTTAAATTCAATGGAATATAAACCGCTTGAAAAACCGAAGTTTCCTTCCACAACTGCGGCAAAACAGATAGATGATCTTACCACTCGGATTAAAACAGTCGTATTTTCAAATGATAAAGCAGCTGAATTTGCATGGAGAGTGTTAAGAGACACACTTATCTATACCTACAAAAGAATACCTGAAATATCTGATGATATTGTAAATGTAGACAATGCAATGAAGTGGGGTTACAATTGGGAGTTTGGACCATTTGAGATATTCGATGCAATTGGTGTGGGAAATTTTGTCAAGAAATGTGATAAAGATGGGGTGGCTGTACCGGAGAAGCTTAGATCTGTAGAGCAATTTTATAAATTTGAAAATGGTAAAAAATACTATTTTGATATTATTAGTGGCAGCTATAAAGAGGTGGTACAACATCCAAAACAGATAAATCTTGAGATATTAAAGAAAGGGAATAAGGTAATCGAGTCAAATAAAGGTGCATCAATAGTAGATTTGGGGGATGGTGTATATTGTCTTGAGTTTCACTCCAAGATGAATTCCATAAGTGGTGATATCCTGACAATGACCAAAAGGGCTATAAAAAGAGCTGAAGAGGAAGCACAAGCTCTTGTGATAGCTAATCAGGGTAAGATGTTTTCTGCTGGGGCAAATCTTGCAATGTTGGCTACAGCACTGGCGGAAGGTGCATACGATGACATAAACATGATGGTCAAGATGTTCCAGGATGCCACAATGGCCATTAAGTATTCTTCGATTCCTGTTGTGGCAGCACCATTTAATGTTGTGCTTGGTGGTGGATGTGAATACTGCTTACATGCGGATGCCATAGTGGCACATGCTGAAACCTACATGGGGCTTGTTGAAGTTGGCGTAGGTATCCTACCGGCTGGTGGTGGTACAAAAGAGATGGCTATAAGGGCAATCCAGCTTGCAGAAAAGTATCAGACGGATGTATCTCCATTTATATTCAAATTCTTCATGAATATAGCCACGGCAAAAGTATCTATGTCTGCCGCTGAACTCTACGATATGCA is part of the Calditerrivibrio nitroreducens DSM 19672 genome and harbors:
- a CDS encoding 3-hydroxyacyl-CoA dehydrogenase NAD-binding domain-containing protein — protein: MMQIKKAAVLGSGVMGATIAAHLANAGIKVLLLDIVPKKLDDEDLKKGLTESSKEFRNKIVKKGYDGLLTMKPSPLFLKENINLIEIGNFEDDIQKLADADWVVEVVVENMDIKKSLFQEKVVPNLKKDAILSTNTSGLSVNELAKVMPEDVRKRFLITHFFNPPRYMKLMEIVPNEWTDPAITKFMAEFISNRLGKGIVYAKDTPNFIGNRIGVYLIFKAFKHLAELGLTVEEADSVTGPAIGMPKTAIFKLADLVGNDTIAHIGKNSYALLTNDEERDVYQIPEFLSKMVEMGLNGNKSKKGFYTKNGSERFYLDLNSMEYKPLEKPKFPSTTAAKQIDDLTTRIKTVVFSNDKAAEFAWRVLRDTLIYTYKRIPEISDDIVNVDNAMKWGYNWEFGPFEIFDAIGVGNFVKKCDKDGVAVPEKLRSVEQFYKFENGKKYYFDIISGSYKEVVQHPKQINLEILKKGNKVIESNKGASIVDLGDGVYCLEFHSKMNSISGDILTMTKRAIKRAEEEAQALVIANQGKMFSAGANLAMLATALAEGAYDDINMMVKMFQDATMAIKYSSIPVVAAPFNVVLGGGCEYCLHADAIVAHAETYMGLVEVGVGILPAGGGTKEMAIRAIQLAEKYQTDVSPFIFKFFMNIATAKVSMSAAELYDMHYMTDKDKISMNVDNLINDAKYMALALAQNYIPKSPLVNLKAPGRSVAASIKSQLWNMKVGGMITEYEEFIGGLIADVITGGDVNAGTLITEEYLLKLEREAFVKLCMQKKTMERIQHMLTKGKPLRN